TATTTCGCTATCGGCTGGTTCGGTGTTACTATCGGGGAATGACGTGCCTGAAGTGATGGGACGGACCAATGAAAACGAAAACCGGAGCAAAATCTCGGTCATCGCAGAAAGCCAGGAGGAAGCCCGGCATCTGTTTAACGGTCTTTCAGCGGGTGGAACCGTTGAAGTTCCTTATGATGAAAGTGAGTCGGGTATCTGTTTTGGCATGTTCCGGGATAAATACGGCATTGAATGGATGGTGAATTTTGGTCCTTCCCGAGGCTAAACGGCACCAGACCACCGCAGCACCTGAACCGGAATTTTTCCTGATGCAAAGAATAAACGGATATGCGAGTTCAATACAGGAAGGCAGACTGTGAAATACCAGCAATTTGATCCACCGGAAGATCTGCAACCGGTTGTGGCCTGTTTCTGGACGCTGGAGGATGAAGCCGGTGAACCACCGGGCATTCAGACCATTGTTCCCGATGGGTGCATGGAGCTGATTGTTCATCTGGGCGACCTGTACCGGCAGTACCTGGATGAGACCACCTGTATTATCCAACCCAGATCCTTCGTTTTCGGTCAATTGACCAAACCACTCCGGATTGAACCGACGGGGCGGACCCACATTTTTGCGGTACGGTTTCTGCCTGACGGGTTTCTTCCCTTTTCTTCCCTTCCTCTTTTGGAGCTTGAGAACAGAGCCGTTCCGCTGGACGAATTGTTCGGGCCCGAGGGAACCCACCTGGACAATCAGATCCGATCTGCTCAATCCAATGTGGAACGGCAATCACTGGCTGTTTCCTTTCTGAGGTCGCGGCTATCCGGAAGCCAATCCGTTGACCGTCTGGTCAAAGCCACCATTGAACTCATGATGGCAGCCAGCGGACAATTGCCCATCAGCGATCTGTCGGAACAATCCAGAATCAACCGACGGCAACTGGAGCGGCGGTTTGCGACCACAATCGGACTGAGTCCGAAGCAACTATCGAGACTGATCCGGTTTCACGCGACACTCAAGTTGCTGCTTAACAATCAGGCGGGCCCCCTCACAGCCCTGGCCCATGAGCACAACTATTATGATCAGGCCCATTTCATCCGTGATTTTAAAGCGTTCACCGGCACCACACCGGGTGACTTTTTCAAGGATCATCTGGTTCTGTCGGCTCTCTTCTACGGTCATCAATAACGACGCTCCGGTTCCGTTGTCGCATTTTTACAATTCCGGTTTGCCGTTTGGTTGCACCTTTGCAGTTATCCAAACACAAAGGACACCAATGGAAAATCTGATCAACTGGGTTGAGATACCGGCCGCCGATTTTAATCGCGCCGTCACATTTTACCGGGCCATTCTGAGCATTGATATAACCGAAGCCGATATGCATGGAACCATGATGGGATTCTTCCCATCCGATGGACTTGCCGTATCCGGAGCCATTGTTCAGGGTCCGGGTTATCAGCCATCGGCAACCGGAACGGTTGTTTACCTGAACGGAGGTGCCGATTTGCAGCCCATTCTGGACCGGATTGTTGCCAATGGCGGAACGATCCGGATTCCTAAAACCCTGATTTCCCCGGAGATGGGGTATTTTAGTCAGTTTATTGACACCGAAGGCAATCTGATTGCCATTCATTCGATTGGGTGAGGACAATGAAAACCATTTTTATTCTGTTGGCACTGGGTTTTGCTACAATCCAGTATCCGGTTGGCGGAAAAACCGGCAGTATCTCTCAGCAACCGGTGCAGGCAAACTGGCTGATCGGCACCTGGGGAATCCAAACCAAAAAGGGCCGGATGTATGAGCAGTGGATGCTGTCACCTGACTCGAGTCTTTCAGGCCGGAGTTATTATCTGAAGAACGGCGACACCCTTGTTTTCGAAACCATGCAGATCATTTCTATCCGGGACACGATTTTTTACGTACCCACCATTTTCAATCAGAATCAGGGAAAGCCGGTCCGGTTTTATTCCACCCATCTGTCTGATACCCTGATGACCTTCGAAAATCCGGCCCATGATTTTCCGCAACGAATCGCTTACCGGCGGATCGCTGCCGATTCCATCGTTGCCACCATTTCAGGTGAGGCAGGGGGTCAGCTTCGCAAGCAATCCTATCCCATGGCACGGGAGAAGTAATCAGGGAATTCAGCCTATCATTGTTCGGGAACCGGTCCGGGAATATATTCGCAATTTAACCGGACCAACCCGATTCCTCTGATGCGAACCATTTTCTGTATAACCGGCCTCCTGTTTGCAGGCACACTCACCGCACAGGTCGCCCAATCCGCCGACCTGTTTCAAATCCTGAAAGCCAGAGACAGTCTGTTGTTCACTGTTGGGTTTAATACCTGCGACATCCATCAGTTTGAACAAGTGGTACATCCGGATTTTGAATTTTATCATGATCAGGCCGGGATCACCGCCACGAAATCCGCTTTTATTGATGGCATCCGTGATGGGTTGTGCAAGCTCAATTACCGACCACGCCGGGAACTGGTGGAATCCAGTCTGGTTGTCTATCCTTTGAAAAAAAATGGCATCCTGTACGGAGCTATCCAGCAAGGGGAGCATCGGTTTTACGCCGTACGGCCCGATCAACCGGACCGCCTGACGAGTGTGGCTCAGTTTATCCATGTCTGGCTATTAACCGGCGGCGACTGGAAACTCAGCCGTGGGTTCAGTTATGATCATCAGGAAACTGAAACGGATGCTGGTGGTCAAACCGAGCTGCCGGATCCGGGAGTCCGACAGCAACAGAAAGAGCAGCCGTTTTGACCGGATACATTCATCAACCATTGTTGGTCCATTCCCGATCGGTCTCACCGACCATCCACTATCATTCCACCCAAACAGGCACCCCATGACCCGATTGGTCCCCCTTTTTGCCATCATCACCCTGGTAGCCAGCGGAAGCCTGGCACAATCCGCCCGGTCGTTCGATCCCGATTCCATTCTGGTTGGAAACCGGACCTTGCCCAAAGTTCTGCTGGTCGGAACCTGGCATTTCGATTATCCCGGATTGGATGCCCACCTCACCACCGAACAGGAGCGGGTGAATATTTTCTCGGAAAAAAGACAGGCCGAATTGCAGGAATTGGTGCAGTATATCGCCCGGTTCAGACCCACCAAAATTGCCGTTGAAGGCGGCCAGAACAGTGGTTATCTCATCCGCCGGTATGAACGCTGGAAGAAGGGCACCCATCCGCTCAGAGCATCGGAAATTGATCAGATCGCCTTCCGGCTGATGGATCAGTTTTCGCTGGACACGTTGTACGGTGTCGATGCCTATCCCCTGTTACTTGAACTGAGTGATACAAGGGATACCACGAGACCGTTCCAGTACACAGACGCCCTGCTGGAAAGACATTATTTCGGCGGGGATGATCCCGTTTCAAAACGCTA
The sequence above is drawn from the Bacteroidota bacterium genome and encodes:
- a CDS encoding VOC family protein: MATIHPHINFNGNAEEAFRFYQSVFGGKLIHMVRFKDLASEEFPVSEREADKLMNISLSAGSVLLSGNDVPEVMGRTNENENRSKISVIAESQEEARHLFNGLSAGGTVEVPYDESESGICFGMFRDKYGIEWMVNFGPSRG
- a CDS encoding AraC family transcriptional regulator; amino-acid sequence: MKYQQFDPPEDLQPVVACFWTLEDEAGEPPGIQTIVPDGCMELIVHLGDLYRQYLDETTCIIQPRSFVFGQLTKPLRIEPTGRTHIFAVRFLPDGFLPFSSLPLLELENRAVPLDELFGPEGTHLDNQIRSAQSNVERQSLAVSFLRSRLSGSQSVDRLVKATIELMMAASGQLPISDLSEQSRINRRQLERRFATTIGLSPKQLSRLIRFHATLKLLLNNQAGPLTALAHEHNYYDQAHFIRDFKAFTGTTPGDFFKDHLVLSALFYGHQ
- a CDS encoding VOC family protein, producing the protein MENLINWVEIPAADFNRAVTFYRAILSIDITEADMHGTMMGFFPSDGLAVSGAIVQGPGYQPSATGTVVYLNGGADLQPILDRIVANGGTIRIPKTLISPEMGYFSQFIDTEGNLIAIHSIG
- a CDS encoding nuclear transport factor 2 family protein, which produces MRTIFCITGLLFAGTLTAQVAQSADLFQILKARDSLLFTVGFNTCDIHQFEQVVHPDFEFYHDQAGITATKSAFIDGIRDGLCKLNYRPRRELVESSLVVYPLKKNGILYGAIQQGEHRFYAVRPDQPDRLTSVAQFIHVWLLTGGDWKLSRGFSYDHQETETDAGGQTELPDPGVRQQQKEQPF